Sequence from the Cucumis sativus cultivar 9930 chromosome 1, Cucumber_9930_V3, whole genome shotgun sequence genome:
CCTATATCCATTCTCACCACTAACCACCCCCCGccaaaacatccaaaaatcTTCCTTCCCATCAACAATGGAGATTTCTACCTCTACTCCTCATCCCCTTCTCTTTCCTTACTACCATTACTCCATTCCCCATAATTACGTTCACTGGGTTCAAACCTCAGACTCTCATCTTTTCTCCGCCGATCTCCCTGGTACTTCCATTTTCCCCCATTCATTTCTACCCCActtggtttttatttatttatttatttttacgtTCTCGTTCGTTAATTTTACGTGTAGGTGTTCGGAAGGAGGAGATAAAAGTGGAGGTTGAAGATTCGCGGTATCTGATCATTCGGACAGAGGCTGTGAATGGAGTTACTTCTCCGGCCAAGAGTTTCTCCAGGAAATTTCGACTTCCGGTTTTGGTTGATGTAGATGGAATTTCGGCTGGGTTTGAGAATGGGGTTTTGGAGATCACGGTACCAAGGTCGTCTTTTAGGAGAAGATCTGTTGTTCATTCTCCTGACCAACATCAACTTCTTGCCAGGGCTGCTTGATCGATCAATTTGAAAGCGAGTTTGCTGCCCTCTCTGCTttctattttccattttttttctcttttggttGGTTGgaaaattggagaaatttGAAGCTCTGTATTGTTAGTTTGTGATGAATAGGAAGAATTTATGtatcaacaaattaaattgttgGGTTTACAAGTAGAAGTAAGTGTAGGATTGGATTGATCTGGTTAAATTTGGACTGCTTGAtgtttattcaaatatttttatgagtTCCATGTCCACTTGGTTACTTAATTTTGACAATAGGGATCAAGgcattaaatttaatgataGAACACAACTTCTTATGTTCATGAATTTGATGGAGCAGCCTTTTTGGAGGGAGAAAACATGAACTGACCACATTTTACATTACCAATGAGATGAGTTTTTACAgtcaaaagagagaaatagtTAATGCTTCCACACCACTTtagttatataatattaaattttgttactgtagattttgtgttttttattttctatataaaaattacTTCTTTATATTCTCCATTAAGAGTTACGAAGTTCAAAGATATGTAAGATagaaaattaatagtttttaaGTAGTTTTCATTCACTAGTAGATTTCTAATCAACTTACGTTGTTAGGACTTAAAGAATCTATCCAACTTAACTtctttataacaaaaatcaatattagaAATTATGATATGTAAATcgttctattatatatattaaaatttagaaaattattacaCACTATtgataatttcaaaagtttaagaactaaacttgtaatttaacatattttttgtcttataaaattatgatGTTACAAATATTGCAATGATAAAGCTTCAAATCATTGTGAATATCTTTGACAAGTTGATAACCACTTGGTTCTTAAAATGTAATGCTATAAACTATCAcagtattttgattttttagacTAAGTCTACGAacgtttttgaaaaatgtaatttaaaaaaggcaaacatatatttggaaaattttaaaatattgtaggagagttgagaaaaaaatacatttaaaagaactgaatattattttttttaaaacactaaaataaaactattacgAAGTTTGGGGATTATGGTAAATAATACAATTGttgaaaacatttacaaaatatagaagaattttagattctatcaacaatatttatctttaatatatataaagtttggtaaatattttagtttattttactatatttaaaaatgagcgatatcaaattaaatcttaattgTTAAGTTAGGTTCAAATTcgtatttcatttaaaatgtGAACTAtgtttatatcaaataatttttattttgcaatgGTCTAACAAATTTACTATTATGGGTTAGATTTCATACCAACAACACCTGGTTATAGACGttaatagaagtttatatttagaaatgcTTTCATTTAATAGATACTTACCGAACACAAACTTCAAGGTGAGAGGAAAAAAGAggttaaaattgtaatttaaagaatatttaaatatattggcaaattttactatttttgctgaaaagatttggaaaatatttttataaaagatgtATAAAAAGCCACAACTTGCCTCTATTTTATTGAAACTGATAACTTTAACAAGAATCAATGCCCTTTTGGACTTCAGAAGGCACCAATTAGCTGCAGCATCAAAATCGAAGTCTGATATTTTGGAGTCCCATAAGCCAATCGAccattcaatcaaaatttgcGGTGGGTATTCCTGAACAAAAAGGCTACAACACGTGGTTTCTTGTAATTGTGTCTACACATGCAACCAATCACATCACCATTGTCAATTAACTGATAAACATCTCAAAGACAAATAAATCAGTAACACAATGTTACAAAACAACGCTGTCAAGGAGTGTGGATTGTGCATAAATTATGCACACCAAGTATATTCTTGTTAATCTGTACACTATGATTTGAATATACATCTCTTACTCTCCATGTTAAGGTTTAGAACTCAAAACTCATTTCCCACACaacaaatatatgaatattagTAGTTAGGCTTAGCACATGGTGACCGTTACCAATTGTTAGTTGTCAACTTCAGAAGTTCAACAGCTTCTTTCAATCGTCTCTCTATATTCTCTCTCCCATCAAGACCCCTAGCAGTCCTGCAATAAGAACAGTGGGATTGAAATTTTCAGCACAcggataaaaaagaaaaacaaaaatagaaaggaaCTGCAATGAATACGCGTCTGAGTCAAATTCCTTGAGTTTGAGTTTTACCTCTTCTCGTTGTATGCCTTTCTGGTAAGTTCCTCCGCAAGGCTGCTAAGTCGCTTTAAATGGCCACTTGACTTGCGCACTGCTTCAATGCCTTTTTCATTTCTGCAGATCATTTTCAGAACTTCCGAGGCGATAAAGAAGCCATCGTCCTTATTCCTGAATACAAATTGTTGACAGATAACACTTTAGTTATAATGAGAAGAACTAAATTATTCTTATCATGAtgttctaatttaaaaaattatatcgaCAAACCTTAGGAGCTCCCAGAGAAGAATTTCTACGGATCCATGAGTATCAATTAGCACTTCAATAAGATGGGGATAACGTGATAAATTTCTTAAAGTAGAGAGCGCGTGCTTCAGGACTTCCTGATCAGGTATGCTTCGGCTGACTGACCGAATGAGCTTCAGCAAAGTGCTAATAGCTCCAGCACCAACAAGGGTTTCGCAGCATTTTTGAGAATGTCCTGTCGCCATATCTACAAAAGCAGATTTGtacaacaaatatttattttcagtCAAATGATAAATGATAAGGCATATTCAGGAAAAAAGTGATGAGTGAAAAAACCATAGAACTTCATACTTCATCCATAAACTGCCAAATATAACTACTGGATAGTCCTTGCTTTTAACACcttgaatataaattttgtagtttatgGGCCATACAAATGCGTAAAACAGAAATATAAACTAGATTAACTGTATTCCACATAAGCAAGGACAGCTGCAACATGCGTATGGGATTCAAATTATCATCGACATATTACATACCTAAAGTTGCACAAGTATGAAGAATGCCTCGAACACTTCTCATGCTTAGCAATTCCGAAAGTGCTACAACTAATCTGTTTATAATACGCTTGCCATCATCCACATTTGCAGCAGAATTTTGCACTCTCAAGCGCAGGTCTCGTAACTGCCcttttgatctttttcttGCTAAGTAACCTTTCCAGTGTGACTATCAAATTTCaggaaagataaaatttagaaaaaggtACACATCATTTCAAAAATTGGAGTGATCTTTTACATAGATTTTGGGTTTCAGAGAACAGTTAGGCCGGTAAATAGCTATTCCAATCCAGTCACGCTTTTGTCACTGACATTATTGAGAGAGCAACATGAAAGTTAAAATCAAGATGATGACCTAATGTGTGTGAGTGTGTTTAtgtctttttaattatcaCTGATTCAGCACTTTGCCTCACGGCAGCCTCATACTGCAAGTAGCCCCTTATTTCTCCATTGATTTAcctacttttcttcttcacatttCAAATCCTTCATCCCTTCAGCTCATTGAGTAGAAGATCGTTTGAGTGCATTTGAAGCTCCTAGCATATGGTTCTTCGAAGAGCATACACTACAATATCTACTCCGAATCCGATAGATTAATTAGGACAAGTCATCACAATGCTAGGAGTGAAGACGGATCTAGCAACCTCTACAACTTCTCCACTGTCTTATGAATTCTTTTGACTGCATATAACTgataaaatgttaaacaatATAGAACCAAAACACTTACTTGGATCAAAACAATCTGTTGTCTCTCTGTAGCAGCCCTTCGCCTAGATATCCACCCTCTGATATGAGACTGGATGACAATTATGGACCTTGATCTTAATCTAAGCAATAAAACTCCCTTCCACCACCGTTGCAGTTTTAGAATTGAACCTAAAACTAGCTTCAACTCAAACATTTTACAGCTGGATCTGGAGAAATTTCCACTGTAAAACGTTGAACGTAGTTCAGAAGCTGCACCTAAACAATGAAGTGGTGtgagaaatgaaattaaaacaatacaaGGCTATCATTGTACGTGTAGACTAGACACAATACCTAAGAGCTTCATTCGAGTAATTTGTCCCCTTATGAGTCGTTGAATTTCTATAGCTGCATGTCTCTGCCTATGAAATGCTATACGACCAATCATGCATCGTGTAGCAGTCTGGATCTTTATGACGGACTCTCTCTGCAGCAAAAATTCTTTCTGTGCCAGCCAACGACGCCAAAAActctatcaataaaaaaatgcacatcatttatatatgttaaacatttcatatttgcatagggaaaaagaaacacattttaaatcataaatagaACTTTCAAGGGTTGAAATAAATGGATCAAGTCTATCATGTCAAGATAGTCAATCAGATGTCACTATAACAAACTTACTTGAACTAGAACAATGAGACGCCTCTGCCGATGACCTTCTCTCCTGGCAATCCATCCACGAACCAAAGATTGAATTACAATGGCAGATGTCACAACATTCTTGTTATGTGTATATTCTTTCTGACATCTTAACATACGGATATTTTTCTGAATTACTATTGTCGCCATCCTTAGACTTAGAAACTTCCTTCTTAAAAACTTACCACGAAAATAGCTTTGAATTTGAATGGCAGCAAGGTGTTCATTACAGAATGCTTCTCTTACCACTACATCCTTGTTCAATATAGGACACTCCTCAGCAACTACTTGAAATTCAGGTGTTTCTTTTATTCGATCAATAATGCCGATTTCTTCATCTGCAATTGAAGCTATGTTTAGATGAGTTACTGCAGGGCCATTTCTGTCGAAAGATGCTACTTCTCTGCTAACTTGGTTTTTTCTAATCATCCAATTCCTCGTTGCTCGTTGAATACATATTGCTGACCTTTGTAAAGTCAAGAGGTCACGTGTGTCTACTGTGAGTGTGCTATATCTCCCAACAATTTCAAGCTGTTTCGGTCTTTCTGTATCATCAATACAACAGTAGCTTTGGTCATggtgaattttaaatattcgaCCATCCGAACTACATATTTAGAAACAATctaaccaaaaacaaaacaccaTACCACACGAAAGTGTACGGGGAGCATCTGGTTCTGTACAAGCCAATTTTTGCCTCCTAATTAACCATGCTTTGATAAATCTTTGTAAGAAGGAAATTTCATGcatcaaattaataaacttgCGACGTTCAACCAATCTCCTGTAATATGATTGAATAATTCTAGCAGCATCTTCTGCAAAATTTAACAGAAGAATTCCCGTgaccacaaaaacaaaaatagaagtaCAATTCTTATGTCAAGTCAATCACCACTTTCCTTCTTGTTGcattttcattctaaaaacTTTCAGAAGGTTCTTTTTTAAACTCagacttaaaataattaactgaACAATTGTGTCACATCATATTCATTTGTGTTTTTTGTAATGTGTATCTAGCATGTATTTAAACGTTGAAATATAAGAACCAAATAAAAGGAATGTTGAATTTCAGTGAAGAAATAAGATTAACCtcgtaataaataaataaaaaatgaggaaGAAATGATAATTAGCATCCTATGTTCAGAGAACTGTTTAAAGCAGTCACGCACGGTCCTAGTTCCAATAGAAACATAAGCATCACTGTTTAATGAAACGAAAGAgttaaggaaaagaaaaaatatatataatgatacCAGACCAGTTCAATTTTCTGAAATCAATGAACATTTAAAGATTAAGAATCCATCAGTCAACGAAGAAGACAATTGATtgactaaaaaaaagtatgagtTAACTGAATTACAATCAAGTAACAAATATTGATCGATAGGTAACATCCCAATTCCCAATTACCTCTTTGCTTCTTGTTCCTCTGTTTTCCTGATGGAAGGAATAATGAAGTGGCGTCTGGCTTTGAAAAGGATCTCTTGTTCTGTTCAACCATATCCTGCCACCATGCACGAATAGTCTTGAACTTTTTGGCACCATCTGTTTCTGAAGGGAACACCAAAATTTTAAGGCAAAAAAGAGTATGCTCAAAAGCACTGATTTCATGCCAATGTTATCCTTCCTTAAAGAGCGAGAATggatcaaattgaaaaacatgtAAATGAATTATGCAACATGTACCAAGTCAAGTGCATGTACATATATGTCACTAAAAGAAGCAAAATATTCACTTCGTAAACATGAAATCagagtgaaagaagaaacCTCCAGTATTCTGCACATCAAATCCTTCAATATTTGGCACGGCCACTGAATTCAAAACATACTGCCTGGAACagaaatgtattttatttggGCTTTGACAATCGCAGTCCAATAGTTTATGGAAATTCAGTTGATCCTAGAAAAAGGAATCAATGTGTTTCAAGATATGAAACATGGAATGAACAAGAAGGAATCCAATTACAACGTGAGCATGTGGAAACATTACCACGCTTTTCTTCACAATCAATTCTGATGCGAGGAAagtcaacaaaattattacacTGCGGTCACTACATGCACCACCATACTCGAGTATATCACTAATTTGCAGAATCTGTTACATGAAATATAGTAATAAATACTTGTCCCTTGTGATAATTGTATGACAGATgaacataaaaatgaataatacgAGAAAACTGCCAATTTGTATCAAACTAATAACTCTCAAGCCGCAACAACTGATTGTTTCGACTACATCACACAACAGAGAACACCGCATTATatctcaacttttaatttacaaattgcGCACACACATGAGTCCAATGTATCAGAATCTCGGGgcatttcttcatttccagtATCGTTTTATCCATcatgaattttgaaacatcTAATAGGACGTTGCTTAGAATGCCTATATCTTTAAACAATCTCTTAAAAAAAAGCTCTTTCTATTTAGTTTTCCATTGTCTCATACTTCACAAAACACTGTTTTTGCTCCTTGAGCTTAAGTCCTAGATTATATTGTACCTTACTGTGATtcaccttaaaaaaaaagttgaatacaTTTGTAAAAACACTAACCTCAGGAAAATCTCCCAATAGTGATGCCAATTTTTGcaataatatgaaattgtgTGCTGCGTCTGAACAATGAGTGACAGACATGATCGATTCTTCACCATTTGTTTTCTGAGGATCCTGCATCCAGGTGAATAAATTAAGGTAAGGCACAAACAACGCAATCCATAAAATAATGGAATGAGTTCGACACCTATCTAAGTAGAAATCAAGTAGAATGTTGTAACAAGATGAATGGCACAACCTTTGAAGAGATTGAACAGTGAAGATCTTTACGGAAGTAGTAATCAAGTAGGCACCATATTGCTTTTCCATCGaccaaagaagaaaagctgCTAATCTTTATATCATAGTTGTCGCAGACCACCTGAAGTAAAAGACTTTCCACGTTTAATCGAGAGGTATAGGTTTCTGAATtggataatttaaatatttaaaatagttaataaaGCAATCCAGGATAAGAACTAGTTCGATCAACTCCTTGCAATGAGAAAGAGTCGATGCTTTCCCATACACTAAATCTTTGTGAAATTGAAACAGGTTGAAAACGACCATAGAGGAGAAGGCTTCTTCAACCCAATAACAACCTTTTAAATACAACGTCTTcataaattcatatatttgaagtttgaataAGTGagcaatgaaaaaaaaaaaaaaaacaaaatgaaagtgtTTGCAAAATGCTTTCCCCTATACTAAATCTTTATGACCCTACTCTACagaattgaaattatttatagcAGTGAAATTATTCTCGTATTGGTAAATACGTATTTCTGCTTTCACAACTTTACTGATTGTTAAAATGGAATGCATAGTATAGAAAAAATGCTTATAAATTCCAAGATTTGATCTGGGTAAATGAGGAAAATCATTACTTCCCCGCAAAACAGTGAACATGGCTTCCGTTTGCATTAAGGGGAATAAATGCACAGTGGTGATACTTGTTGTGGTTGTAATTTAATGATAGACGAAG
This genomic interval carries:
- the LOC101212573 gene encoding 15.4 kDa class V heat shock protein, with amino-acid sequence MEISTSTPHPLLFPYYHYSIPHNYVHWVQTSDSHLFSADLPGVRKEEIKVEVEDSRYLIIRTEAVNGVTSPAKSFSRKFRLPVLVDVDGISAGFENGVLEITVPRSSFRRRSVVHSPDQHQLLARAA
- the LOC101209386 gene encoding abnormal spindle-like microcephaly-associated protein homolog isoform X2 — its product is MEVEEELPSPSPSPSPFKPPPSSIFKDISNFKTPKRHSRISTLQSPSQPFFTASKRTPLVSSTLRRPRPSLAPSSSAARSKASRKLKAFELEQSQSSRKVQVKKEQSLKSLANSLTVWLNFLFENPRSCGCDWPVGDDGCSTGSRGNRKRDFNSCPAVGVDMVWRCPKRQRELSWGFPSGDVAENEVEFSNSRYVKLRESLKDVCSFDDLTQRMRVYLSSNNCKDTLDIMAQVAKNIDDGRLKMKAHCPIITDVRLKESATRILMAYNPIWLHIGLYIIFGGDSLLSTEEVNSEQDNAFLKMVLGKQFFSHSGLAKAYSYNRMVEGLYRPGYYEALGNIILKRFLLLVLILDKAKCQSSLPLDYGIDGVDGGSPLLFLVQSVIKSSRQMINDFLSSDVMHGEGNLLAHLVIMGYKVSYAQRPISEYDFKITDLFVDIQDGVRLCRAIQLLLNDCSILTKIVVPSDSHKKNLANCGKAVQYLKQAGVALCDEDGMILVEDDIANGEKEMVLSLLSNMFVHLQLPLIVNKNLLVEEVCKIRGVEKSEIDKSTPLEVILDWIQVVCDNYDIKISSFSSLVDGKAIWCLLDYYFRKDLHCSISSKDPQKTNGEESIMSVTHCSDAAHNFILLQKLASLLGDFPEILQISDILEYGGACSDRSVIILLTFLASELIVKKSVDQLNFHKLLDCDCQSPNKIHFCSRQYVLNSVAVPNIEGFDVQNTGETDGAKKFKTIRAWWQDMVEQNKRSFSKPDATSLFLPSGKQRNKKQREDAARIIQSYYRRLVERRKFINLMHEISFLQRFIKAWLIRRQKLACTEPDAPRTLSCERPKQLEIVGRYSTLTVDTRDLLTLQRSAICIQRATRNWMIRKNQVSREVASFDRNGPAVTHLNIASIADEEIGIIDRIKETPEFQVVAEECPILNKDVVVREAFCNEHLAAIQIQSYFRGKFLRRKFLSLRMATIVIQKNIRMLRCQKEYTHNKNVVTSAIVIQSLVRGWIARREGHRQRRLIVLVQSFWRRWLAQKEFLLQRESVIKIQTATRCMIGRIAFHRQRHAAIEIQRLIRGQITRMKLLASELRSTFYSGNFSRSSCKMFELKLVLGSILKLQRWWKGVLLLRLRSRSIIVIQSHIRGWISRRRAATERQQIVLIQSHWKGYLARKRSKGQLRDLRLRVQNSAANVDDGKRIINRLVVALSELLSMRSVRGILHTCATLDMATGHSQKCCETLVGAGAISTLLKLIRSVSRSIPDQEVLKHALSTLRNLSRYPHLIEVLIDTHGSVEILLWELLRNKDDGFFIASEVLKMICRNEKGIEAVRKSSGHLKRLSSLAEELTRKAYNEKRTARGLDGRENIERRLKEAVELLKLTTNNW
- the LOC101209386 gene encoding abnormal spindle-like microcephaly-associated protein homolog isoform X1 encodes the protein MEVEEELPSPSPSPSPFKPPPSSIFKDISNFKTPKRHSRISTLQSPSQPFFTASKRTPLVSSTLRRPRPSLAPSSSAARSKASRKLKAFELEQSQSSRKVQVKKEQSLKSLANSLTVWLNFLFENPRSCGCDWPVGDDGCSTGSRGNRKRDFNSCPAVGVDMVWRCPKRQRELSWGFPSGDVAENEVEFSNSRYVKLRESLKDVCSFDDLTQRMRVYLSSNNCKDTLDIMAQVAKNIDDGRLKMKAHCPIITDVRLKESATRILMAYNPIWLHIGLYIIFGGDSLLSTEEVNSEQDNAFLKMVLGKQFFSHSGLAKAYSYNRMVEGLYRPGYYEALGNIILKRFLLLVLILDKAKCQSSLPLDYGIDGVDGGSPLLFLVQSVIKSSRQMINDFLSSDVMHGEGNLLAHLVIMGYKVSYAQRPISEYDFKITDLFVDIQDGVRLCRAIQLLLNDCSILTKIVVPSDSHKKNLANCGKAVQYLKQAGVALCDEDGMILVEDDIANGEKEMVLSLLSNMFVHLQLPLIVNKNLLVEEVCKIRGVEKSEIDKSTPLEVILDWIQVVCDNYDIKISSFSSLVDGKAIWCLLDYYFRKDLHCSISSKDPQKTNGEESIMSVTHCSDAAHNFILLQKLASLLGDFPEILQISDILEYGGACSDRSVIILLTFLASELIVKKSVDQLNFHKLLDCDCQSPNKIHFCSRQYVLNSVAVPNIEGFDVQNTGETDGAKKFKTIRAWWQDMVEQNKRSFSKPDATSLFLPSGKQRNKKQREDAARIIQSYYRRLVERRKFINLMHEISFLQRFIKAWLIRRQKLACTEPDAPRTLSCERPKQLEIVGRYSTLTVDTRDLLTLQRSAICIQRATRNWMIRKNQVSREVASFDRNGPAVTHLNIASIADEEIGIIDRIKETPEFQVVAEECPILNKDVVVREAFCNEHLAAIQIQSYFRGKFLRRKFLSLRMATIVIQKNIRMLRCQKEYTHNKNVVTSAIVIQSLVRGWIARREGHRQRRLIVLVQSFWRRWLAQKEFLLQRESVIKIQTATRCMIGRIAFHRQRHAAIEIQRLIRGQITRMKLLGAASELRSTFYSGNFSRSSCKMFELKLVLGSILKLQRWWKGVLLLRLRSRSIIVIQSHIRGWISRRRAATERQQIVLIQSHWKGYLARKRSKGQLRDLRLRVQNSAANVDDGKRIINRLVVALSELLSMRSVRGILHTCATLDMATGHSQKCCETLVGAGAISTLLKLIRSVSRSIPDQEVLKHALSTLRNLSRYPHLIEVLIDTHGSVEILLWELLRNKDDGFFIASEVLKMICRNEKGIEAVRKSSGHLKRLSSLAEELTRKAYNEKRTARGLDGRENIERRLKEAVELLKLTTNNW